Part of the Temnothorax longispinosus isolate EJ_2023e chromosome 5, Tlon_JGU_v1, whole genome shotgun sequence genome is shown below.
ACGAAATGTATAACTGTcactattttaatttgttattcaagttaaattacataaaatatctctatttttataaaacacattatttatttatgaatattttatttggtttaactttaaaatagaTTGAAATCAGTGAATGTTCGTATTGAAAAATAGACGAAAAAGATGACGCGTTCTGAGTAATCGAGATACATTACCGAAACAAATAAAGTCAAGTTTATTAATTGATCACTACAAACTCTCGGAACACGTGTTTGTATACATTGCAATACTGATAATTTGGTGCTTGTGTCGAgagcgtaaaataaaaatgtttaccaAAGTCATGATTCCATTGGCCACGCCGATTGTTTtcgttaaatatatgtataataaattccaCGAAGAGATAACTATCGCCGAACGCATATGTGGATTCATCATCATCCTCAGaggattaaattatttcatagtgcaatattgaaataaattaaatcaaaaacattagagaataatttaatttaaaaatgtaataagtaCTCGGatataagaaacataatataaatacgctCATATAAATAAACTGCTTTTAGCGCAAGATTTTTTGATAAAGCAAATATACCTATTTGCCGTGAAATTCAACAATGTACGAAATTTGTGTAGAGAATAAGATgaggtaaaaattaaatgttactaGATTTGTATGactatctttttatatatgcatttataagAGTATATAGTacatgtacaaaataatttcttaatattactatatgtatatgtaaatttaatacaataattgtGACGCAACTACTTTCAAAgaaaatgaacaaaataaaagtatttacatatttaaattagtgATAAATGTGAAAATGTCGCTGTAAAATTCAATGTATGTCATAagagtgaaaaaaataaagttaaaatgaatttttgtaGGAATGTGTGcaggatttttataatttaatagtttaatttatatgagattatagagattatatgagaaattttattatcatacaAAACTTACATTTATTATCACGAAGCAGAgggagataaaattttattaactccCAAAATCTTATCGTCGTGGGCCGCTTGATCCTGAATAATctttgcatatttttcattatcctGTAAATCCTCTTCATCCAGCATTTCCTGCATTCTCTGTTTGTATCTAGAAATTCTCCAAACTTGTACGAATGgtcttcgtaaaaaaaaaaaaaaaaaaaaaaaaaaaataatacttacaTTTCACTATCAGGATTATTTTCCTGATTTCTGCATTTATCTAATTTCTTCTCTAAAGCTTTTACCACTTCTCGTGAAGGTGGTTCTACACATTTAGCCATTGAAcgtatttctataaaaattaatttgtaaatatgaATAACTTATGCAATGAgaatatatgcaaatatcgTGCAGTACATAAAACGTCATTACTTCGCACAGCTTCTATAATTCCACCCAATTGCTCCCTCGAGAATAGTATGTCAGTGACATAATTGTCTAAATTTGCGGAAGCTCTGGATGCCGCATGCAAAGTTGCAGCCAACGCAACTTGGCTTGGAGCATAAAGAAGAACGCTGTCTGTCAGAAAAACCCTTTCTAAGAACTCATCTATGTGTTGCCTTAATTTTTCAGGATTTTCCAAAGACGTGTACCTTGTCTATAAAAGCATGCACAAGATATTTACTTCTGTCACAGATAAGACAACGTCAACAGAAGACTATGTACCTTTATATCAATCATCAACCCTTCCACAGGTCTAAATGGATTATGAACAGTAAGATTGTAATTCAACTGTTGCATGAGAAGTAATTCATTATTAAGAATTATGTCAGATGCTTTTTCTCTATCCCCCTTAATATTTGCTACAAATTGAGATATAGAGACATTAAATTCTTCAACCTAAAATAGAAGTTTTTgtgtgaaaaaattgaaattacaaataactataaaaaaaattatatatcaaggAAGATAATTACTTTGCACGCTAGATAAACGCAGGTGACCAAAATCTCTTTCGGATGATAATCCATCACAC
Proteins encoded:
- the Cych gene encoding cyclin-H → MFPYSSQKKYWMFSDESDLTALREKTNADFIAKHGANMTMEEREEHFLSHTDERTLLRFYELQLRDFCRRFNPPMPRATVATALHYFKRFYLRNSVMDYHPKEILVTCVYLACKVEEFNVSISQFVANIKGDREKASDIILNNELLLMQQLNYNLTVHNPFRPVEGLMIDIKTRYTSLENPEKLRQHIDEFLERVFLTDSVLLYAPSQVALAATLHAASRASANLDNYVTDILFSREQLGGIIEAVRKIRSMAKCVEPPSREVVKALEKKLDKCRNQENNPDSEIYKQRMQEMLDEEDLQDNEKYAKIIQDQAAHDDKILGVNKILSPSAS